TAACGGAGGAAGCGTTGGCACTATAAGCTCAAAAGAGAACGCCGATGCTGTAGCTTTAACGATAATGAATACCAATACCGCAGGTCTTGCGGGAGCTATTGTGGTTGGGATTATAATGTATTTAAGATATAAAAAGTTTGATATAACTATGATTTTAAACGGTGCGCTAGGAGGGCTTGTGGCAATCACTGCTGGAGCGGATCTTTTCGATATCTATACGCCTATTTTGATTGGTGCGATAGGCGGCGCTCTAGTAGCCTTTTTCGTTCCATTTTTCGATCGCCTTAAAATCGACGATCCAGTTGGTGCGCTTTCCGTTCACTTGGTAAACGGTATTTGGGGAACTATAGCTGTTGGGATATTTGTAAAAGATGTGTCTTTATGGGCTCAAATAAAAGGAATATTGGTAGTAGCGGTATTTGCTTTTATAAGTTCTTATCTAGTTCTTTGGGCAATAAACAAAGTAATTCCTTTTAGGGCAAACGATGATGAACAGTTAGAAGGTTTAGACATTTTAGAGTGCGGTATCGAGTCATATCCGGAGTTTAAAAGGGCGATATAGTTTTCGCCCTTATCTTCTTATATCTTCAATTATTATATACAATGATGGTACTAAAATAAGAGTTATAAATGTAGCAAACAAGATTCCAAATCCTAGTGAAATAGCCATAGGGATCAAAAATTTTGCCTGTCTAGATGTTTCAAAAATCATAGGCATTAATCCGGCAAAAGTTGTAAGTGTAGTTAAAAAGACTGGCCTAAATCTTTGAATAGCCGCTTCTTTAGCGGTTTTTAAGGCGCTAAAACCAAATTTTTCTCTATATTCGTTAGCAAATTTGATCATTATCAAAGAGTCGTTTACTACTATCCCAGAAAGCGCGATTATTCCAAATAGGCTTATTACGCTAAGGCTATAGCCCATCAAAAGATGTCCTAAAATGGCTCCGATGATCCCAAAAGGGATACTTATCATCACTATAAATGGTTGAATGTAACTTTTAAAAGGTATTGCTAAAAGTAGATAGATAACGGCTAATGAGATTATAAAACTAAATTTGAGACTAGATAGATTTTCTCTCATCTCAGTCTGCCTTCCTTCAAAGCTGTAATTGATACTTGGGAACTCTTTTTTTATCTCTTTTAAGACGCTATCTTGCAAATCGTTTAAAACTTCCAAAGCTTTACTTCTTGGCCTAATATCCGCTTCAACTGTAACTACTCTTTTGCCGTCTTTTCGTATTATTTCCATTGGAGAGTAGTTCCATCTTATATCTATGAGATTTAAAAGAGGAACTTCGTTTCCATCTTTGGTAGTTAGATACATATTGTCAAAATAGTAAAGAAGTTTTCTCTCTTTTAGAGGAGTTTTAGCCATAATTTTTACTTCGTCGGCTCCTACGATAATCCTTTGAGCCTCATAACCGTAAAATCTTCCTCTTATCTCTCTCGCTATAGTTTGAGCGTCAAAGCCCAAAATATAGGCCAACGGTTTTAAAACAAATCTTATCTCCTCTTTTGAGCTGGATATCCCTGCGTCTATATTGAAAACACCGGGATAGTTTTTTAAGCTTTGAGCCACCATTTGAGCCGTTTTTTTGAGCACGTTCTCATCAAAGTGGCTAAGTTCTACGGCAATCGGAGAGCCGTGAGCGCCTACCGAAGCGCTGGAGAAAAATTGCAAAGTTTCTACTCCTTCGATTTTTCCTGTCCTTTTTCTCCACTTTTTACCAAATTCTAAAGTGGACATTATCTCTTTTCTAATATCCGGATCGGCAAGATATACTCTAACTTCCGCACTATTAGCTCCTCCTCTTCCGACTCTAGCGTAGATTCCTTTGACTAGTTCATCTCCTCTATCTATACTCTTTTTAAGTTCTTGAGCGCTCTTTATGAGCTTTAAAACCGCCTCTTTGGTTTTTTCTACGTCGCTACCAGCTGGAAGTCTTATATATGCTCTAACATAGTCCGCTTCGGTGTCCGGAAATAACTGCATTCCCATTCTACCGCTTAGAGCGTAAGAGAGGGCAAGAACAAATAGAGACAAAAACAGCACTATCGTTGCGTATCTGTGACGTAAAACCAGATTTAAAAATTTCCCAAAACTAAATCTAACCCATCTTCTAAAAGCTTTTGAAAATCTTTTTTGAAAGCTTAATTTCTCTTTTTTGACTGAGTATGTTAAGTGCGACGGTAAAATAAATATAGATTCAAGCCAAGATATAACGAAAACGGCCGTTACCACAAGAGGAATAGCTTCAAAAATCTTTCCTGTTACTCCCGGCACGAAAAGTATCGGCATAAATGCTACTATATTGGTCAAGATACTAAAGGATACCGGTACCGCCATCTCTTTAGCGCCAAGCACCGAAGCGTTTAGAGGTTTGCAGCCTCTTTCTCTATATTTATAGATATTTTCGCCTACCACTATCGCATCGTCAACTACGATACCTAACGCAATAATAAATGCAAACAAAGAGATCATACTAATGGATATGTCTAAGATAGGAAAGAGTAAAAAAGAGCCCAAAAAGGAGATTGGTATCCCCATCATAACCCAAAAAGCAAGCCTAGGTTCTAAAAATAAAGACAAGGTTATGAGTACCAACACTAGTCCAAGAGCGGCGTTTTTTAAAAGTAGCTTTACCCTATCTTCAAAAACGTCCGCACCGCTTGATAATACCTCTAAGTTAAGATTTGGAGGCAAAAACTCTTTTGCCGTTTGTAGTTTTTCATCTACTATTTTTGAGATCTCTATAGGTGAGAAACTTTGCGGATTTCTTACCTCCATCCTGATTGCAGGCTTTCCGTTATAAAACGCAAAATAGTCTTCGTCTTCAAAGACCTCTTCGATTTTAGCAATATCTTTTAGTTTGACTATTTTGCCCTCTTTTGTGGTGATGATAGGGATATTTTCAAAATCTATAGGCTTTTCTCCCCTTTGGGAGAGTTTTAGTATCACCTCTCCCCTAGGCGTTTTAACTACTCCCGAAGATAACTCAAGAGAGTTGGCTCTAACTATATCGCTTATATCTTTCGTACTTAGTCCATATTTTCTTAAAATATCGTTTTTTATCTCTATGCTTATTTGAAGAGGAGATAGACCGTAAATATCGATTTTGGATATTTTTGGATTAGATAGAAGATGGTATTTTACTTTTAGGGCGTATTTGTATAAAGAGACCCGATCGCTTTTGCCGTATAGTATCAAAGAGATTGTTCTTCTTTCGTAGCTTCTTTTAGTGATTATCGGTTTTTCCGCCTCTTTTGGAAAAGTTCTTATCCTAAAGATAGCGTTTTCTATATCGTTTTGCAAAGTCTGTAAATCATATCCTCTAAAAGCTTCAACGTCTACCGTTGCGCTTCCCTCTCTTGCTACCGCTCTAAATCTTTTGATCCCTTCTACCGAGCTTATAGCTTCTTCGATAGGCAAAATTATCGCTTTTTCTATTTCGGTGGGTGATGCTTGAGGATAGGAGACTCTTATGCGAACTTCGTCTCTTTCGTAATCAGGAAAAACCTCCTGTTTTACGTAATTTAACATAAAAATCCCGCCCGCTAACAAAAAGATCATTAAAAGATTTGCTACTACTGGATTTTTTACCATCCAACTGATTGGAGTGTTAAAATCGGCCCTACATCTCATCTTTAGCCTTTGAGACTCGAACTTTCATATTTTCAAAAATGGTACTAAGATTGCTGATAACTACGTCATATCCTTTGAGATTATCGGCGCTTATGTAGGCGAACTCTTTATCCTCCCAAAGAGGCTCTTTTTGGATGATGTGTAGTCGGTTATCTTTGACGATCCAGATTTTATTGTTGGCTCTAATGGCGTATCTTGGGATTTTTGCTACGTTTTTGACTTTTTTGCCTACAATGTGGGTTTTTAGAAAATCGTTTAAAAATATCTCTCTTTTTAGCGGATCTTTTAAAAGGAAGATAAGTTTAGCTAGTTTACTAGTATCGTCTAGATCTTTTTTTATAGTAAACAAAGAGGCTTTTGTTTTGTTTTTAATTAAAACGTATGAGTTTTGATCTAAATATTTTAGTTTTTTTGGCTCTATTAGTGTTTTTATTAAAAATCTATCAGCCCTAGCGGTTTTTAAAAGAGTTTTGGAAGGAGAAACCACGTCTTTTAAAGCTACGAAACTATCTAGTACGATTAGATCGAACGGAGCTTTTATATCGCATCTTTTTATTTGAAGAAGGGTTAGCTCAAGATCGGCTTTAGCGGCTTTAAGCTGCGCTTTAGCATCTTCTATGTAAGGGATTCTTAAGACAAACTCTTTATCCTCTTTGGTTATGTTTCCCTCAAAATATCTAAACTCCTCTTTTGCTCTTTTTTGTTTTTGAATCTCTTCAACTAAATTTAGTTTTGCCCTTTTTAACGCGGCCTCCTTTTTCTCAATTTCTAGTAAAAAGTCGCTTTTATCCAGTTTTATGAGAAGCTCGCCTTTTTTTATTAGAGCTCCTTGAACTATTTTTGGATTTATCCAGATCACTTCTGAAGAGACTCTGGGCTTTATCTCTAAAACTCTAAAAGGGGTGACTTTTGATAGCTGAAATTGACTAAAATGAAAATCTCCTATAAGAGGTTTTTGAACTTTTACCATAGGAGCCCATCTTTTATGATGAGCTTTTTTGTGCATTTTAGGTTTATGCGTTAGCCACTGATAGGATTGATACAAAGATATTGCAAATAGTGTTGCCACAGCCAAGTAAAAGAGTAGTTTAATAATCTTTTTCAACTTTCATCCTTTTGCCAACCTGATGTAGTAGCTTTGTAAAAATCGACTATCAAAAGTAGAAGATCTCTTTTTGCTTTTAATATACTATTTAGATCATCTATCACTCTTATCTCATAATCGACAAGATTATACAAGCTGCTCTCTCCCGCTAAATATGCCTTCTTTTCAACTTTTAGTTCTCTTTTATCGTTTTGGATCTTTTGATTTAGATAATATAGGTATCTTTTTTGATCTTCAATCTTTTTTCTAATCTCCGCCGCCTCTTTCGTAGCCTCTAGAAGCGCTTGTTTATATTGATATAGCAGCTGTTTAGTTTTGTGCTCCGCGGCTTTTGCCGCGCTTTTTTTAGCCTCTTTATCAAAAATGATAGCGTTTATCGCCGCAGAAGCGCTTAAAAACCAGTTATCAAAAAGTTTGGATATGTTTTTTATATCAGAACTTATGGATGAGGTGATAGAAAAAGATGGATACTGCTCTTTTATAGCCGCGCCGTAGGCGTAATCTTGCGAAATCAGCCTTAGGTATAGTGACTTAATATCCGGTCTTTGGGCTATTTGTGATACGCTAATATCCGGGATTTTTATATCCGTTTTTAAGAAATCGGCTTTGACGAAGAGGCTATCTTCTATATCTTTAGATAGCAACGTTTTTAAAGAGTTTAGATAGATATTTTGATAAATCTTTGTAATTTTTAGTCTATATTCAATATCTTCAAGAGCTGTTTTTTGATTGAAAATTTGCGAAATCTTAGCCTCTTTACTAATATAGTTTCTTTTTAAGAAATCGAGTTTTTTTAAAGCTAGCTCTCTTTTTTTTACCAAAAGTTTTTCATTCTCTTTTTCGTAGCCTAAATAGATATAGTTTTTTGCTATTTCGCTGCTTATTAAGATCTTTGCGCTTTTAAGATCCTCTTTTGTAGATTTGAAACTAAACAGGTTCTTTTTTGTCTTATCTGAGAGTTTTTTGAAAAGATCTAATTCATATTTGAAAGTTATAGAACCTTCTAAATTTTCATCAATAAAGCTTTCGTTATCTTTATAATAGTTACTCTTTATTGAGGCGCTTACGGATGGATAGAGCGAAGATAGAGAATTTTTATACAGATATCTATACTCTTTTATTTTTTCCGTATAATATTTTATATCGTAACTATTTTTAAGAGAGGCCAAGATAATAGCGTTTAACTCCTCATTTTTAAAAACTCTCCACCACTTTTGGGGACGCTCTTTTTGTTGTGTATATTTTGGGATATCGATTTTTTGTTTTTCTACGTAACATCCGTTTAATATTAGAGCAATAATAGGCCAAAGATACCTCATAGCTCTTCATACGCCTCTTTTGCCAAAATAGCCGCGCCTAATGCAGTAGTGATTTGCGGATTTTTTGGAATGGCGAGCCTTCTTCCAAGCTCAAACTCTATAGCCTCTACCAAGCCTTTATTGAGAGCAGGCCCTCCGTCAAAATATATAACGTCGTTAAGTCCAACTTTTTTTGCGAGTCTAATAATTCTTTTTGCGATGGAGTAGTGGATACCGGTTACGATATCTTCCACCTTATGTTCGTTTCCTAGTAAAGAGATGATTTCAGACTCTGCAAAAACGGCGCAAGTACTGTTAATAGGAAGGGGAGTGCCTCTTGATTTGAAGTGATACTCCCCAAGCTCTTCCACGCCGATTTCAAGTTTTGCGGCGGCTACATCTAAAAATTTACCTGTACCTGCCGCACATCTGTCGTTCATAGCAAAATTTACCACGTTTCCTTCCTCATCCAGCGAAATCGCCTTTGAGTCTTGTCCGCCTAGATTTATAATGGTCCTAATCGTTCCAAACTCTTTGCCGGCATATCTCGCTCCTATGGCGTTTGCCGTGATTTCGCTAATGGTTTCGTCCGCTTCTTTAAAAAGCTTTCTTCCATATCCGGTAGAAACTATATATTTTAGATTCTCTTTTTTTAAATCGACCTCTTTTAGTAAAAGTTCTAGATTCTCTTTTGCGTATTTATAAAACATACTACCGCTACCGGCTATTTTTGAGCCTAAAATCTCAAGTTCTTCGTTTATTATAACAATTTTTATAGCGGTTGAGCCAATGTCGATCCCGGCAAAACAGTTCATCGTTTTTTTCTCCTCCTAACTTTTAAAGATTCTATAAAGGCTTCTATTCTAGTTGAGAGCTGTCCGCCTTGAGCAGGACTATAATCGGACTCAACGTATAGCATTGGGATCCCTAGACTCTCCATCTCTTTGGCTATACTTCTTTGCTCCATCTCGTAAACTTGACAACCTGCAAAAGATTGATAAACCACTCCTTCTACCTCGTAATCTATGATCAACTCTTTGAGTCTTCTTTTTCTATCTTCGTTTTGCGTAAAGATGGGGCAAGTACACCCTTTGAGATATCGATCCGCGATTGAATCGACCATATCGTACATAAACCACTCATCAACCGAAACCATATCGTTTAATAGCCTATTTGCCGAACAGCTCTCATCGGCTACTATAATGCCGTCGGCTAGCTCTATCATCATAGGAAGCTTTAGATTTGGAAATATGGGAGGAGAGCCGGTATAAAGAATTCTTGGAGATCTTTTTCCGGCCGGGTTATATTTGGCTTTTGCCTTCTCTTTTACCTCTTTATAAACTCTTTTAACCGCCTCCGTCCATTTTTCGATATCGTCAAAAAAGAAGGCGTTGGTTATGAGAAACATATCTTTGCCAAGAATCGGAGAGGGTTTTAGTTTTCTAAGTTCGTTTAAGTCGTGGTATATTTTTTGAGCTTTACCCACTTTTTTGATCGACTCTTTCACCTTTTTTCTGTTGATCTTGACTCCTAGCTCTTTTTGGAGATCTTTAGTAAATTTTCTAATAGTTCTTCGCCAATACTCTCTGCTCTCTTCGCTCTCTTTTACTCTTGGAAACTCTAGATGATACATCTCATAACCCATATCTTCTATCATCGATATGGCTTTGGTTTTTTGATCACAAGTTGTAGGATGTATGACAAGATCTAGTTTTTGTGCGGCCGGGATATCTTTATTGGAAAGCATTCCAAGAGTCGCTTTTACCAAAGAGCAGGATTTTGTAGGCATAAACTCTCCGCCAAGCTGTTCGTCGGTATAAAAACCGTTACACAATCTAACGGGTACCGCATCGGCGGCATAGATGATTTCGTAGGGAACCTGTATGCACATAGTTCCTACTGTAGGCTTATCAAAATGTAGTTTTTCTCCCTTACAGTAGATTTTTTCGTATAAATCGTAAAAATAGCTCATAGATTCTAGATTATCTTTAAAATCGTTTTTAAGAGAGTCTAAAATCTTTACCGCCTCCATAGCCTCGTGGCGTCTATGTCTTGTTTTTGGATCTTCCATTTTTCTTAATCTATTTGTCATCTTCAAACCCCATTCTTTTTGCAAATCCGCCTTTTGTAGATTTAAATATAGTCCATTTTACTATATCTACTTTTAAGGCGTCCTCTTCGGGACACGCTCCAACGCACTTTAAACAGAAAATACAGTCGTCTCTTAAAATATTTTTACTTGTGACGTCATCTGCTATATCTTTGATCTGCATATCGCATACCCTATAACAATCACCGCATTTAGTACATTTTAAACCATCTTTTTTTAGCCTCAAAAGCGCAAAGGGGCTAAAAATGTAGTGCATAGCGCTCATAGGACAAAAAAAACAAAAAAACCTCTTTTTGATAAAAGAGCCGACAAAAAACAGAATAGTAAAAGTTATACCAAAAGCGGTTAAAAACATTGCAGTTTTTGATGAAAAATCTATATACCATTGGCTAAAATCTCCAACAAACATAGGAGTAATGACTCTTCCGGGACACATTTTACAAAATGCGGCTCTCCACTCTCCGCTTAGCAGTCCAGCTCCTATCATAAGAGGAAATATTACTACAATTACCAAAAAGATATATTTTATCTTTTTTAGTTTCTCAAATTGACTTTGCGTATAAGTAGAGTAGGGGATCTTGAAAAATTTACGTAAAGATGTGATCCAATCTTGCATAGTCCCAAGGGGACAGATATATCCGCACCAGGCTTTATTGAAAATGATAAACCAGGCCAAAAAGGTTAAAAACCCGGTTAAAACTCCAATACTGGCCATACTAAAGAGTCTATCCCATCCTCTTGCAAGTTGATGTTGCAGAGGCATAAAGTAGCACATCCCTCCGTTTTCATCGTTATAACCGCAAGAAAACATCGGCATTTCTCTTCCAAGATCGATAGCTAGATATCCGCCGTATATAAAAATGACAAAGAAAAAGAGCTGTATCCAAAACCTAAATTTTCTTATATCTATTTTGTTGATTTTATCTCTAATCTTCATCTATTCTTACCTCTTTAAATGGTTTTTGCGTTTTAAGTCTGTAAAAAAGGATCCCTGCGCTTATAGCTAAAAGGAGTATGATAGAGATCAACAGCGCGTATGCGTATGATTGAAACTCGTTTCTATTAGGAGAGTATGTGCCGTAATATGTGGCTTCATATACGTTCTCATCCTTTTCATACTTTGTCGTTACCAAAAACTTTTCTCTATATCTTTTGTTATACTTTTCGATAGGAGGGTAGTAATCTTTTATAAGTTTAATAGAGGCGATCCCTTTGTCGTTTGTAAACAGACTTTTTTGCCATCCAAACTCAGTTTTTAAGGTGACTATTGCATTTTTTAGAGGTTTGCTGTCAAAAAGCACCAAAAATCTTAACTCTTCCCCGGTGGTAAGTCTTGAGTAGAATGTTTCGTTGTCGTTTCTGAGTCTTAAGATATCTATAGGTATAGATTTGTTAGTTTTGGGAGCCATTTTGTTTTTATCGTAAACCGCGTGTTCGGAGTGGTCAAATCTTTTAAACTCAAATTTAGCTACTTTTATGTAGTTTTTGTTATCTCCTTTAAACTCTCCTACGTAGTATAGAGTGTAATATCCGCTCTTTGGCATCTTGTAAGTTAGACTTAAACAGCCTCTTTTTTTTGGATGTAGGCGTTGTGTCTTAGCGTCAGCGTCTATTAGGAGAAATTTTCCTTCTATTTTAGTTACGCATTTTGGAGAGTCTAGTTCGCCGCTAACGATATAGACTCTCTTTTTAGGTACTTCTGTTGGCACTCTTCTAACATAGGCTCTTCTTTTCCCAAGTCTATCGGTTAACCAGATGGTATCTTTGTAGGTTGGGACAATCTTTTGGATATTTTGACTTTTTTGTTTCATATAAGTTGCTACGTTTTGATGATTGTGTCCTCTTGGCTTTCTACCGTAAGTATCTATTACGTAATCTCTATATAGATTTACCGAGATAAAAAAGATTATCAGTAAAGAGGCAAAAGGAAAAGCCAACAATTTTCTCGTCTTAGTAGATTCAATCAGCTCAAATCTTCTATATAAGATATAAAATGCCCATATAACGCCTATCCATCTAAAAAGGTGAAAAATCGCCAACCATTTATCTCCTCTTTTAGCCAAAGGCTCAACGTCTAGGGAAAAGCCAAAACCCCAAGCAAAACCCTCTACAATTCTTTCATAGTTTCCGGTAAAGAAAAACTCTAGCGCGTGTCCCATAGAGGCTAGTATAAAAAGAGGGGCAAAAGCGTAGCCTAGCGTATAAAAAGTGGTCGAAAAATCTTTTTTTAAGATTTTCGATGCTATCCACATCCCGATAACGGCGGCCAAAATCGTAAACAAAGTAGCGTATAAAAATGCGAACATTCCTACGGCGTCAGCACCTCCGAAATCTATAAACTTTTTAAAAAATTGAGCCGTTTTGTACCAGATAAACTCTTGAGCTATGTTGCTTCTTCCAAGTCCATGATGAAAAGCCATAGATATAGGAATAGCGGCTAAGATAAGTATATATACCCAAACTTCCGCTTTTAAGATTTTGAACTTTTTATATAGAGAAAAACCGGGTTTTGTGAAGCGAAAATTGATAGCCGCGCAAGATTTCGTACACTCCATACACAAAGTACAATCGCTCATAGAGTTTTTTTTGTTGAAGTTAAACGGGCTTAGTCCATACGGGCAGCTTTTGGCGCAATCAAAAGTTTTACACTCTTTGCAGGCTTCCTGGTATGAGCCAAACCAAGTAAAAGAGAGTTTAGAGTAGGCTCTAAGAGCGGTACCTATGGGACAGATATATTTACAATAACTCATATCTTTATAGAGATAGTAAAACAAAAAGGCTACAACCGTCATCACCGCAAAGAGGATTGCACTTCCAAGAGGGGTTCTGTAGACTCCAGGAAATATATAGTAAACTCCCCACCATCCTAAAAATAGAAGCATTATACCTATGTATCTATTTTCAAGCCAAGAGGGCATTCTCTTTTTTAATCCAAAATCGGTGATATATTTACCTAAAAAGCCGTGAGGGCATATACCGCAAAAGATTCTTCCAAAAGTTGGAAGTGTGGTTACTATAAAAAGCGGCCAAAATATCCCCCAAAATACTGCTCGCGTAAAGCTGTTCTCTTTTGTAGGCTCCACAAATCCTAGATAGATTGCGTAAAAAAAGATAAAGAGTGCCAAAATCCTTACGGTAAAAATAAACTTTTCGTTTTTAAAGATAGTTTTTAAGATAGGTATTCGAAATATATCGTTTGTAGCTCTTTTTATGTATCTTACCATTATCTATCCTTTATAGTTTTATGTTGCCAGTCAATATAAAAAGACCGGTTGTAAAAAGTAAAAGAGCCGAGGCTATCTGGATACTTTTTTTATAGCGAGCAAACTGCAAAAGCAACTCTTTTATGATGGGTGATAGGAAAAGTCCGTAAAATAGTAGTGTAAACAGTACTGCACCAATACCAAAAAGTAGTCCGTATATCAAAGCCAATATTGGTGAAGAACTGTTTGCACTAAAAGCGATTAGTGCTAAGTTGGGCGCGCATAGGTTAAATGAGAACAAAAAACCTAGTAAAAAGTAGTTACTATTTTTGACGGTTCTAACTTTGCATGAGCTAGCGCAATTTCGGCTAAAGAGAATATCGTAAAAGATCTTAAATGATAAAAAAACCACCGTTAACCCGGTTAAAATCTGCCATATCTGGTTACTGTTTAATAAGTTTTTTAAACTTTGAGAAAAGAAAAAGGCTAAAAAAGAGATAGTAACATACGTTAAGACTCTTCCCAAACTAAAAAAGGTTACAATCTTTAAAGAGGTGGTTATAGTTGAAGAGTTTATTACTAATATAGGAGTTAGAAGGGGAGCGCAAGAGAGAAAGCATAGAGACAATCCGTAAGAAAGCCCCGTAATAAAGATGGTTATAAACGCTCCCGCTTCCATTTTTAACCTTTAAAAAGAGTATTTTATACCAGCATAATAAACCCTACCTGGATCTACAGTAATACTTGCGTCTTCTGCATCAAGTTTTCCGTCTCCACTTCTATCACTAAATAGATAGACGGTTCTATAGTATTGGTTATCGGTAACGTTATCAATGCGTACGAAAAACTCTAGATCCTTTCCTCTTAATTTGGTATTGTATCTAGCTTGAATGTTTAGAACTCCGTATGACGGCATCTTTACGAAATTTGTCTCATCTGAGTAATAGCTTGATTGCCAGTACCACTCGTTGATCAGTTTCCATTTAGGAGTTAATTTGATATAGGTGAAAAGATCAAATTTATGATGAGGAGTTCTAGGTAGTTGATTGCCGTTAATTTCATAAGTCTGATCTCCCGTAGATCTATAAGTGGGTGCTAAATCGACTGTGAACGGAATATGAGAAGTATAATAGGCGTCAAGATAGGTATATGAAAAGTCAAAGGCTAGTTTTTTGCTCTTATCGCTTCCCAAAGAGAGCTCTACACCTTTACTTCTAGCATCTCCTACATTATCAAAATATACGTTAGAACCGTAAGAGTAGTATGTTCCCCCGTTTCTAGCTATAATATCTTTAGTATCTAGGATATAAGCCGATATGTCGTATCTAAAGCTGTTGTTAAGAGCATACTTTTTACCTCTAAAACCTATTTCGTAATTTATAGTAGTTTCGGTATCGATATCTGGGTTGTTCGCCGTATATCTGTTGGGATTGAAATCTGCTGCGTAAAGCTCGTAAACTCTTGGATTTCTAAATCCGGTAGAGATGTTTGTGTAAAATGTATCGTTTGAGGTTAGTTGATAGGTAGCTCCTACTCTATAAGAGAAGTTTTCAAAACTGTGATCTCTATTTACATTGTTTAGACTCCATACAGTTCCGTTATAGTCGTAACTTTGCTCTTCATACTCATACTCTTCTTTATCGTATCTAGCGTTGAAAACAGCTGTTAGTTTAGAGGTTATCTTATGCTTTGTTTCGCCGTAAATCCCTAGTCTATCTTCGATTGCATTAGAGTCGCTCCACTCTCCTTTATAGTAAGTACCCCTTCTACTAG
This Nitrosophilus labii DNA region includes the following protein-coding sequences:
- a CDS encoding TonB-dependent receptor, giving the protein MTTVTYTSRRGTYYKGEWSDSNAIEDRLGIYGETKHKITSKLTAVFNARYDKEEYEYEEQSYDYNGTVWSLNNVNRDHSFENFSYRVGATYQLTSNDTFYTNISTGFRNPRVYELYAADFNPNRYTANNPDIDTETTINYEIGFRGKKYALNNSFRYDISAYILDTKDIIARNGGTYYSYGSNVYFDNVGDARSKGVELSLGSDKSKKLAFDFSYTYLDAYYTSHIPFTVDLAPTYRSTGDQTYEINGNQLPRTPHHKFDLFTYIKLTPKWKLINEWYWQSSYYSDETNFVKMPSYGVLNIQARYNTKLRGKDLEFFVRIDNVTDNQYYRTVYLFSDRSGDGKLDAEDASITVDPGRVYYAGIKYSF
- a CDS encoding 4Fe-4S binding protein, whose translation is MVRYIKRATNDIFRIPILKTIFKNEKFIFTVRILALFIFFYAIYLGFVEPTKENSFTRAVFWGIFWPLFIVTTLPTFGRIFCGICPHGFLGKYITDFGLKKRMPSWLENRYIGIMLLFLGWWGVYYIFPGVYRTPLGSAILFAVMTVVAFLFYYLYKDMSYCKYICPIGTALRAYSKLSFTWFGSYQEACKECKTFDCAKSCPYGLSPFNFNKKNSMSDCTLCMECTKSCAAINFRFTKPGFSLYKKFKILKAEVWVYILILAAIPISMAFHHGLGRSNIAQEFIWYKTAQFFKKFIDFGGADAVGMFAFLYATLFTILAAVIGMWIASKILKKDFSTTFYTLGYAFAPLFILASMGHALEFFFTGNYERIVEGFAWGFGFSLDVEPLAKRGDKWLAIFHLFRWIGVIWAFYILYRRFELIESTKTRKLLAFPFASLLIIFFISVNLYRDYVIDTYGRKPRGHNHQNVATYMKQKSQNIQKIVPTYKDTIWLTDRLGKRRAYVRRVPTEVPKKRVYIVSGELDSPKCVTKIEGKFLLIDADAKTQRLHPKKRGCLSLTYKMPKSGYYTLYYVGEFKGDNKNYIKVAKFEFKRFDHSEHAVYDKNKMAPKTNKSIPIDILRLRNDNETFYSRLTTGEELRFLVLFDSKPLKNAIVTLKTEFGWQKSLFTNDKGIASIKLIKDYYPPIEKYNKRYREKFLVTTKYEKDENVYEATYYGTYSPNRNEFQSYAYALLISIILLLAISAGILFYRLKTQKPFKEVRIDED
- a CDS encoding urease accessory protein UreH domain-containing protein encodes the protein MEAGAFITIFITGLSYGLSLCFLSCAPLLTPILVINSSTITTSLKIVTFFSLGRVLTYVTISFLAFFFSQSLKNLLNSNQIWQILTGLTVVFLSFKIFYDILFSRNCASSCKVRTVKNSNYFLLGFLFSFNLCAPNLALIAFSANSSSPILALIYGLLFGIGAVLFTLLFYGLFLSPIIKELLLQFARYKKSIQIASALLLFTTGLFILTGNIKL
- a CDS encoding 4Fe-4S binding protein, producing the protein MKIRDKINKIDIRKFRFWIQLFFFVIFIYGGYLAIDLGREMPMFSCGYNDENGGMCYFMPLQHQLARGWDRLFSMASIGVLTGFLTFLAWFIIFNKAWCGYICPLGTMQDWITSLRKFFKIPYSTYTQSQFEKLKKIKYIFLVIVVIFPLMIGAGLLSGEWRAAFCKMCPGRVITPMFVGDFSQWYIDFSSKTAMFLTAFGITFTILFFVGSFIKKRFFCFFCPMSAMHYIFSPFALLRLKKDGLKCTKCGDCYRVCDMQIKDIADDVTSKNILRDDCIFCLKCVGACPEEDALKVDIVKWTIFKSTKGGFAKRMGFEDDK